Proteins encoded together in one Jaculus jaculus isolate mJacJac1 chromosome 7, mJacJac1.mat.Y.cur, whole genome shotgun sequence window:
- the LOC101610453 gene encoding NADH dehydrogenase [ubiquinone] 1 alpha subcomplex subunit 12-like gives MELLAVLKRGLQQLTCHGGLRGYLRVFFRANHVRVGTLVGEDKYGNKYYEDNKQFFGRHRWVIYTTEMNGKNTFRDVDGSIVPPEWHRWLHCMTDEPTTIKPPIARKFIWTTHKFNVTGTPEQYVPYSTTRKKIHEWVPPSTPYK, from the coding sequence ATGGAGTTGTTGGCGGTCCTGAAGCGAGGCTTGCAGCAGCTCACCTGCCACGGCGGCCTCCGGGGCTATCTGCGAGTGTTCTTCAGGGCAAATCATGTGAGAGTTGGTACATTAGTGGGGGAAGACAAATACGGAAATAAATACTATGAGGACAACAAGCAATTTTTTGGCCGTCACCGATGGGTTATATATACTACTGAAATGAATGGCAAAAACACATTTCGGGATGTGGATGGAAGCATAGTGCCTCCTGAGTGGCATCGCTGGCTTCACTGCATGACTGATGAGCCTACAACAATAAAACCACCTATTGCTCGTAAATTCATCTGGACAACCCATAAATTCAATGTGACTGGCACTCCAGAACAGTATGTACCATATTCCACTACTAGAAAGAAGATTCATGAATGGGTCCCACCCTCAACACCTTACAAGTAA